A single window of Candidatus Flexicrinis affinis DNA harbors:
- a CDS encoding response regulator transcription factor: MSARILVADSNSLSVIGAETVLLRRAQTTLSRAENGSDLIAKAKTVQPNVILLGDRFDPLIDTLALVEQLRTTVPRTHIIVMGTLSDGLLIRDLLAAGAKGYLMVGDDLNACLPMAVDMALRGWPYLSPTANAEYLIAMQSPLRDWKLDAEARAVLRLLAQGLHVSDIARQMDVPLRRIYWVRQKLRRRFGVQTNEHLISMAIQEGFAFPSN; this comes from the coding sequence ATGTCAGCGCGAATCCTGGTCGCAGACAGTAACAGCCTGAGCGTCATCGGCGCGGAAACCGTTCTCCTGCGGCGAGCGCAAACAACCCTCAGCAGGGCCGAAAACGGCAGCGATCTGATCGCGAAAGCCAAAACAGTACAGCCCAACGTCATCCTCTTGGGGGATCGCTTTGACCCGCTCATCGACACGCTGGCGCTGGTCGAGCAGCTGCGAACCACTGTGCCGCGTACGCACATCATCGTCATGGGAACACTGAGCGACGGATTGTTGATCCGCGACCTGCTCGCGGCCGGGGCGAAAGGCTACCTGATGGTCGGCGACGATCTGAATGCTTGTCTGCCCATGGCCGTCGATATGGCACTGCGTGGGTGGCCATACCTCTCGCCGACCGCGAACGCCGAGTACCTGATCGCGATGCAGTCCCCGCTGCGCGACTGGAAGCTCGACGCGGAAGCCCGCGCTGTGCTGCGACTGCTCGCACAAGGTTTGCATGTCAGCGATATCGCCCGTCAAATGGACGTACCGCTGCGGCGCATCTATTGGGTGCGCCAGAAGCTGCGCCGGCGCTTCGGAGTCCAGACTAACGAGCACCTGATCAGCATGGCCATTCAAGAAGGCTTCGCGTTTCCGTCCAACTGA
- a CDS encoding RES domain-containing protein: MTTVDDVGAALKGLAVASRTLPASETKSRLLRLLDGYFQASVALAGPPMMGDGGVATVFRGRIDKPFTISEISYPPQAKVVALAGRCNRQGEPVFYGSFTQSAIPYELRATDGQRLYISRWTTRPRQWLFVNYCGLTTSAFERLGANREPPFWATPQVVQELTARNMHINSLLAEYFVSQDEQDYPFTATVYDIFIEKNHGVIYPSVAARGFFDNIAISPKFVDRGLRLQRVDEVTFRFESDSVVFECLDSAVPNDLGQLTWGRGPDIVGFLSDPPLCGMLINPGQWWPTIGVDD; the protein is encoded by the coding sequence ATGACAACTGTAGATGATGTAGGGGCGGCACTGAAAGGGCTTGCAGTCGCATCGCGCACGCTTCCTGCCAGCGAGACAAAGAGCCGACTACTACGATTACTCGACGGTTACTTCCAAGCCAGTGTTGCACTGGCCGGTCCACCCATGATGGGCGACGGTGGGGTAGCCACAGTTTTCCGTGGGCGCATAGACAAGCCATTCACGATTTCCGAAATAAGCTATCCACCGCAAGCCAAGGTTGTAGCGTTAGCAGGCAGGTGCAATAGGCAGGGTGAGCCTGTCTTCTACGGATCGTTCACTCAATCGGCAATTCCATATGAACTTCGAGCCACTGATGGACAGCGGCTATATATTTCGAGATGGACCACACGTCCTCGGCAATGGCTTTTCGTCAACTACTGCGGTCTCACAACATCTGCCTTTGAGCGTCTTGGAGCGAACAGAGAACCACCATTTTGGGCTACCCCCCAAGTAGTTCAAGAGCTTACCGCTCGCAACATGCATATCAATAGCTTATTGGCGGAATACTTCGTGTCGCAGGACGAACAAGACTACCCGTTTACAGCAACGGTCTATGACATCTTTATCGAGAAGAACCACGGCGTCATATACCCATCGGTGGCTGCCCGCGGTTTCTTTGACAACATCGCGATATCCCCAAAGTTTGTTGATAGGGGATTACGTCTCCAGCGAGTGGACGAGGTCACTTTTAGGTTTGAATCAGACAGTGTTGTGTTCGAATGCCTAGATTCTGCCGTTCCGAACGATCTAGGGCAACTCACATGGGGACGAGGCCCTGATATAGTCGGCTTTCTCTCTGATCCTCCCTTATGCGGCATGTTGATCAATCCAGGTCAGTGGTGGCCAACAATTGGCGTTGACGACTGA